Genomic DNA from Setaria italica strain Yugu1 chromosome V, Setaria_italica_v2.0, whole genome shotgun sequence:
NNNNNNNNNNNNNNNNNNNNNNNNNNNNNNNNNNNNNNNNNNNNNNNNNNNNNNNNNNNNNNNNNNNNNNNNNNNNNNNNNNNNNNNNNNNNNNNNNNNNNNNNNNNNNNNNNNNNNNNNNNNNNNNNNNNNNNNNNNNNNNNNNNNNNNNNNNNNNNNNNNNNNNNNNNNNNNNNNNNNNNNNNNNNNNNNNNNNNNNNNNNNNNNNNNNNNNNNNNNNNNNNNNNNNNNNNNNNNNNNNNNNNNNNNNNNNNNNNNNNNNNNNNNNNNNNNNNNNNNNNNNNNNNNNNNNNNNNNNNNNNNNNNNNNNNNNNNNNNNNNNNNNNNNNNNNNNNNNNNNNNNNNNNNNNNNNNNNNNNNNNNNNNNNNNNNNNNNNNNNNNNNNNNNNNNNNNNNNNNNNNNNNNNNNNNNNNNNNNNNNNNNNNNNNNNNNNNNNNNNNNNNNNNNNNNNNNNNNNNNNNNNNNNNNNNNNNNNNNNNNNNNNNNNNNNNNNNNNNNNNNNNNNNNNNNNNNNNNNNNNNNNNNNNNNNNNNNNNNNNNNNNNNNNNNNNNNNNNNNNNNNNNNNNNNNNNNNNNNNNNNNNNNNNNNNNNNNNNNNNNNNNNNNNNNNNNNNNNNNNNNNNNNNNNNNNNNNNNNNNNNNNNNNNNNNNNNNNNNNNNNNNNNNNNNNNNNNNNNNNNNNNNNNNNNNNNNNNNNNNNNNNNNNNNNNNNNNNNNNNNNNNNNNNNNNNNNNNNNNNNNNNNNNNNNNNNNNNNNNNNNNNNNNNNNNNNNNNNNNNNNNNNNNNNNNNNNNNNNNNNNNNNNNNNNNNNNNNNNNNNNNNNNNNNNNNNNNNNNNNNNNNNNNNNNNNNNNNNNNNNNNNNNNNNNNNNNNNNNNNNNNNNNNNNNNNNNNNNNNNNNNNNNNNNNNNNNNNNNNNNNNNNNNNNNNNNNNNNNNNNNNNNNNNNNNNNNNNNNNNNNNNNNNNNNNNNNNNNNNNNNNNNNNNNNNNNNNNNNNNNNNNNNNNNNNNNNNNNNNNNNNNNNNNNNNNNNNNNNNNNNNNNNNNNNNNNNNNNNNNNNNNNNNNNNNNNNNNNNNNNNNNNNNNNNNNNNNNNNNNNNNNNNNNNNNNNNNNNNNNNNNNNNNNNNNNNNNNNNNNNNNNNNNNNNNNNNNNNNNNNNNNNNNNNNNNNNNNNNNNNNNNNNNNNNNNNNNNNNNNNNNNNNNNNNNNNNNNNNNNNNNNNNAACCCGCCCCCACCCACCCTAAGAGTATTCCAGGGAGACTCGGGCACTACAGCCAATTTCAACAGAAAAACCCTCTTTGGAGCCCGTGAGGTTAGAGGAGGCAAAGAGCGCACACCTACGCGTACATGCatcaagaaataaaaaaaacaataaataGGGCGATGAGaggtttccaaaaaaaaaaaaaaaaaaaaaaaaaaaaaaaaaaaaaaacccaaaggGGCAAAAGGTACTTGTCCCCCTTTGACCCAGTTAATATTGCtcactcccccccccccccccccccccccccccccgcgctcTATCTGGCATTTCATTTCGAAGATGTCTATCTCGGTCTCTCCATCTCCGGCTATATAAGATCGGAGGAGCAAGGCATACCGCAAGCTCAGCTCAGCTCTCTCACTCCACATAGAACTCGAGGTTTATCCGTCACAGTACGTCCTCTGGCCATTATTATTCCTTCTTGTGTTCTAGCTCGATCGTGTTCTTATCGGCACAGCACGCGTCCATACCTCACCCTCGCGCGCCACATAACCCACGAGTGgtcatcgtcgccgtcgtccttgTCGTCGCTCTGGCATTCCCATGATCCCATCTCGTGCCCTGTCCCGTTTAATCCCCTCCTCGCATCGCGGGATCGAGATCGTCCGTAGACCCGGTCCCCTCGTGTGTTTCCCCACTTGTTCCCGCGCGCGAAACGCATATGGCTGCAGTCAGCTCGTTTCTAACTGTAGCTAGCTACCTATATATCCACAGCTGCTACTGATCGAGTTACTCCTCGCTCTCGTTTCGCACTGTAGCTACATATCGTCAGCATTTGGTCGGTCGTTAATTCCTTCGTCGTCACTGTTGCACAGGCCGCGCGGCGCTCCGGGGGTTTACAGATGGCGGACTGCATGCAGGAGTGGCCGGAGCCCGTCGTCCGCGTGCAGGCGCTCGCCGAGAGCGGCCTGTCCGCCATCCCGCGCTGCTATGTCAAGCCGCCGTGCGACCGccccgtggcgccgccgccggccgcagcccTGGAAAAGGAGCATTTTTTGGACGACGTCAGCATTCCGGTGATCGACCTCGGCGAGCTGCTGgcggcggaaggcggcggcgccggcctcggCGACGTCACCGAGGCCGTCGCGGCCGCCTGCAGGGAGTGGGGGTTCTTCCAGGTCGTCAACCACGGGGTGCGCCCCGAGCTGATGCGCGCGGTGCGGGAGGCATGGCGCGGCTTcttccgccgcccgctcgcggAGAAGCAGCGCTACGGCAACTCGCCGCGCACGTACGAGGGCTACGGCAGCCGGCTGGGGGTCCAGAAGGGCGCCGTCCTGGACTGGGGCGACTACTTCTTCCTCCACCTCGCGCCGGAGGCGGCCAAGAGCCCGGCCAAGTTCTGGCCGGCCAACCCCGGCAACTGCAAGTATGTGTTTTCTCCGCATTTTCAAACTCATTTTTCTGGATCCTAAGCTGCTGCTAGCGTTATAGCTCACCCATGTGCATTTAGCTGCGATCGATATTATGGTGCACATGAGTCATTCATCTCTAGGTTCTAGGTAACACGAACCTCCCGCTTGGAACACATGAAATAAGTTCTGGTTTCAAACAAGAGTTGAACctaaatcattttttttttacttccgaAGAGTAGGTTTGGTTGAAGTATGCAACGTCGGAGATttaacttttcttctttttgagcatGTTATATGGGTCGAATTGAACTCCAAAATTTTAGGAGTCGCAGTAGTTCTAGTTCATATGATTGAGTACTTGATTAGTCCAAATTTTCAATCGTCTAGATAGAAAAATTCATGATGATGACAAGAACacacaatttattttttttctatagaaAGACATTATCCATATGTCCTGTGTATCCTTCTAGACCTAGTTATAATTAAGTTTGTTAGAGCTGACCTTTTTTAGTTTAATGTTCACAATATGCTTCTTATTTGTATTGTAAAAAGGGAGCACGTGGTGCAGGAAAGTGAAATCCCCGGAAAATCGTATTAAACAACGATTTTGAATGACATACTGAGAAAATTACACAACTGAACTTTTTGCTATCCTTCATATATAAAACATATATGTATGTTGAATTAGGTTTGGGCACGTTTTACCTTTGAACAGTGCAGTGATTGTTCTGAAATAAATTAACGTAACTGTCCCTGCCCATGCCGTACTTCTCCGGCCATTACAGCTCGTTCCCTAGTCGTTGTGGAGCCTAAAACGTAGCATAAAACTATAAGATATGATAACACTTACGCCATAGAAATTAAATAAGTTACATCTTCGTGACTCAGCACCCGGAATACAGCACGTGCATGAAACGGAAAGTAGGCCGATGGTGCTTTCATGCAAAATGTCTAGAGCCACGGAGGGAATACAAGTCCAAGCCTATATGGTAGCGCAGCACGGACGTGCTCATGCTAAAATCAGAAGAGGGGTGTCCCTGTCGTAGCAGTATAGTAGGCCATGCGTCCATACCAATCATGTACCGACCTCGATAACTGCAGTAAAAACAGGCCACCAAGCACGTCTCGCAAAAACTGCACTATACTGTTGCGTACTGATCATCATATATGCATGTGAAAACACAGGCTCATGTACGTATTGATGTAAGTATGTATATatgttatatatataaataatgcAGGGAGGTGTCGGAGGAGTACGGGCGCGAGGTGGTGCGGCTGTGCGAGCTGCTGATGCGGGTGCTGTCCGTGAGCCTGGGGCTGGACGAGGCGCACTTCCAGCGGGCGTTCGGCGGGGCGGCATGCGGCGCGACCCTGCGCGCCAACTACTACCCGCGGTGCCCGCAGCCGGACCTGACGCTGGGCCTCTCCGCGCACTCGGACCCCGGCGTCCTCACCGTGCTCCTCGCCGACGAGCACGTCCGCGGCCTGCAggtccgccgcggcgccggccagTGGGTCACGTTGCAGCCCGTCCGCGACGCCTTCATCGTCAACGTCGGCGACCAAGTCCAGGTACTATACGTATAATAACCGCCAATATCCGCTGTACATCGTCCTAGCTAGAAAGCTACAGTACCTAGGGCGGTGCACACGCACGCATGCACCTGCTGCCCGTTGGCCTATTAATAAGCTATCTCTATCTCCCTACTATAGCGTGCGCGCGCGTCGACGTCCGGCTTCTAGAAAAGCTCAATAACAGCACTTCTTGTCGAGTAGCTAGCTCTAGAGCTAGGTAGCTAGTCGATGACGAAGATCGTGACCGTGCGACTCGTGACTGTCACGTATACCTACTACCTGGCTACCTGTTGTACACAAACGTGAGGTATTTGGTCTTGTCGGTACACGCGTGCACGTACAGCTAGCTATATATCTCCGGCGCCGGTCGTCGCCTTGGTTGAAACTTAAGAACTGGCAAATAGTAATTAATTAAAGAGAAAAACGATCCGATGGATCTTATCTGCATATGTGTATGTCAGCAACAGCATTCATTCTGCTCTAAGAAAACCTATATTAATTCCAGCAGTTGACTTCCAACCGATACAGTACATGCTAGATATATATGATCGTTGGCTTCGATTCCTGCGGCGATCGATCTTtctcgacgacgacgccatgAGAACACATGCATGGGGCGGTGATCTAGCGAAATCTTGTCGTGCTGATGAACGAAGCAGCTAGGCGCTAGCTACCTTGGataggcatgcatgcatgttacAGCGGCGACCGACGAATCGCGCCACCCGAAAGCACATGCACCGGCGGAGGGCCAGTTCATCGGTCATCGACGATCATCCCGTGCACTGGCCGGTAGATAGCCCTCTAGAGATATTTCCACTTGTACTAACTTCAACTTCCCATTTGAAACAAATGCTACTGTTTaattatgtactccctccattccataactcgttttgacttttttccatagatattattatgtatctagacatacactatatctagatgctaataatatctatacatctaaaaaatcaaaacgacctacaatttagaaggAGGGAGTACGTGATAAAAAAATACTTCAGCTTTCCCTAACTTTGGGATACGAATCGAACGCTGATAAACCTTGAATCTGTTCGCAGATACTGAGCAACTCGACGTACAAGAGCGTGGAGCACCGGGTGATCGTCAACGCCAAGCAGGAGCGCATCTCCCTCGCGCTCTTCTTCAACCCCAAGGGCAACATCCCCATCTccccggcgccggagctggTCACGGCCGCCGACGGGCCGCCGCTCTACCCGCCGATGACCTTCGACGAGTACAGGCTCTTCATCAGGAAGAAGGGCGCCAAGGGCAAGGCGCAGATCGAGGCTCTCAAGGGCCAGGCACCGCCCGAAAACTAGGTCGGCTAGCTAGTAGCTGCGTTACTACTCCAGTtattaaaaataagcaacagCATGTATGTATGGCAACTATTAATCCGGAGTTAGTTGGCTGTCAGCTGCCTCGAGCTCCCCCATGTATATTCTGATTGTAATAAAGCCTGTGCAAGACCGATCTACGACTATTCTACCTTTGTACCAGCCACTTATTTCTACTGTATAATCGTATGCGTGCTGCATGCAGTAGCTGTGCAGTCGATTGCTGCTCACTGTTTGTACACGTACGACGAATCATATTTAAGCAATATATAGTTGCATATATACTTACTAGAGTAAAATATACGAGGGATTCCCAGTGTCATCTAAATCTCTAAATCTCTAAATTTTTGACATGCATTTTCAGGTCCATGAACTTGTCTCAAGATACCATCCGGATCCCTAACTCTCAAAACACATTTACATGCCCCACAACTTATCTCAAGTTTGAGGAACTGAAAATACATTTGAGAGTTTAAGTTAAGGAACCCCGGGGTATTTTACTCTCCTTACTACTTTATTACTCCTTCTGTTCTGATTTACATGATGCTAGTTAGCTCAAATTTGAGCTAAACAGcgtcaaataaaaaagaataattTGAGCTAAACAAcgtcaaataaaaaagaatggaGGGAGCATATGAATGTGGTTTGGCAGAGCATCATGTTCATTATTCGATTATTGTACAGTGACCAGTTTATATTACGTGCATTTGGACTCGGCCGGTGCACATAGATCGTAGGATATATGGATGCCTTCATGCATATTTACAAATTAAATATGCTAGCTGAACTCGATCTATCCAAATCTTTTGATGCGAGGCTCAGGATATATGCTGCCTCACGAACTGATCCGGCGGAACACACGTCATGTCCATAAACGGATGAAGCCCCTGCATTTGGAATAACATTTCGGTACTAATAGCTGGGAGCATATATTCCGTCTCAGCTGCCACTTTGAGATATGCAGTGCTCCTGACTTCCTCTATATGGCTAATCCTATTGCATTGTACTACCACAGGAGTTGCATGTTAAAGCTAAACTAGGCCGGCCTAGGCTAGTAGTAGTACATATCTTCACATGAGTTGCAGCACGTTTCGACaaatggaggaatcgtcgggacGTATGCTGCTGGCGGTGAATGAGTGCCAGTCGATTAAAGTCGTTGCATTGCGCCATTGCCCACACACGGAGGAATGGATATGATGATTCCCGGTGAGTGACAATGGAGGAGAATACTTTGGATCGGAGCTGGGCTGATGACTGATAAGGCATGGACAACACACAGTGAGGTGGACTCTGGAAAGCCGCTAAAGCTGGGTTAGGCAACAGCTCCACGTCGGCGCATGCAACAGCTCAAGAGAAGAGCACGCACCGGCCCGGCCGACCGGCGACCGGCCAAAAGAGCATTCGCTTTTCACGGAATGCGGATCCTAGGGCTCGCTCCTCCCTACAGGTCCTACTACTAGTAGTTGGCTCGAGCAGTCAGCCATCAGCGGCAATTCCACATGTGCGTTTTTGACTCGAAAACCACTAGCACCGTGCACGCTGCTGCTGGTGACTGCCCACCTCCACTAGCCTGCAGCTCTCAGATACGCTGCCTACTGTCACTCATGCCCCCAATGCAACCAGCTCCATAAAGTGGAAATGAAATATGCATGCCTCCATGTATACCCAAACCAGATGCATGCGAGCTCAAGTGGGAAAAAAAACACGGATCGCCGTTGGCCCCCAGAAACATCGTCGATTTGTGTTGTGCGGAGTGCGCCCCCCGCCCTGCCACTAGAGCACACCTGAGATCACGCAGCTCcatgtcgtcgtcgccggccgcagAGTTGGATCTACGTGCGCGGTGACTGTGAAGGAAGACGGGGGTAGATTAAGGGTGCTTTTGATTGTGCTTctaacctgcttttgcttttgcaaaagctaaAAGTCAATCAAAAGGTCAAAAAGTCACATGTGCTTTTGTCCAAAAGCTGATTTTGCTCTAGTAAGCAAATTCCTCATgttttcaagtgcttttggagtaaaaaattacccacctaccacTGGTTATAAAGTACCGTTTCGTTTACTCCTAGATCTATTTCTCTCCTGCACATCAAGGAACCGTCTGCTCCTCCCCCACCCTCCCCCGCACAGGCACCGTTCGCCTCCTCCAGCCATCCCAGCGgtccgccgcctgccgcccccgGACGCCCGCCTGCCGCACCTCGCCCCCGGACACCGCCCCCAGACGCCAcaccccgccgcccaccgccggacGCCGCCCATCgcaccccgcccgccgccgagcGTGGGCTCCATCGTGGGCGAgagctccaccgccgctgcGGCATGGGCTCTGCCGTGGGGTGGACTGGCcagtgggaggaagaagagggggcTGACGAGCGGGACCCGCTCATcatagagagagggagagagttgagtggggtggactgtggatgacatgtagggtccattcgacagtttattcaaaagtcacagctgctctaaccaaacggtcttctggTTTTCCCatagctgctttctcacagctgttTTTCTACAGCTCACAGCAGCTCTTCTAAAAACCATAGCGCAACTAAACATACCCTAAGTATGCGCGCGACCTGCGCCTGCACGTGGGCAACAGCAGCAGAAACACTCCTGTGTGGCTGTGTCATTGTGTGTGAGCCCAGCGTTTGACCAAaacccccggcgccggcggaggaaaCCGACCGCCGACCCTCCGGACGGTGCCGTGCTGCGTCATCGCGCACGCAAGCAATGCGCCCAAGCGCACGGCACCGTGCGGTGCGAGGAGATCGTGGCGCTTTCTTATCACCAAATTCACCATGATGGCTGCGGCCTGCGGCGATCATTAGTTTATCGATGGTCAGCTCCTGATGATTAAACTCTCTGTTTTCCGTCTGGCCAACGCATAGGAAATTCGGGGACGATCCGGCCGAAAAAATTCTTGTTTATAACTGTTCGTACCTTTTGTTAAAATAAAAGATGACATGTCGGTTCGTTTCATCAAATTTTCAACGGGGAAAAATTATTGTAGTTAGGTTCGTTTTCAAcgaaggaaaagaagggcatctttctttcttttttaagcACCGAAGTGCTGGCCATGTAACACTTCATCAGACAGCACTCTTTCGTGGGAGAATTCAAATTGCCTTTTGCAAGCGTGAGGTTCGAATTGTTTTATTAAGAGCACATTTGGTTGCTATTGTTATTTAGCTCCAAATAATCATTTAGGGCcttttttttgcaacaaaaGAAGAAGCTTAGTTGATGGACAGTGATAATCCAACTCGACCAAATCACCGATACTTATATTAGTCTTTGTATTTCTGCTAGTGGATTATTGTTTTTAGAAAACTGGAATGTTTCATTGCCATTCTTTATTTGGAAGCCAGAGCATTACAGGAATGAAAAACTATGGATACTAGCTACCTGACAAAGATAAGAACTAATGAACTATACTGAATCTGACAGTCATACTTCTTCTGATGTTTTTAGTATAATCTGGCGCCAAGTCTCTTTCGTTGAAATAGTTAATGgacggaaaactgagcattcattCTCAGCCGTTGATTtttaacccggtactaatgtgagcattagtaccgggtcagcTAGTCAACAAGGAGCCTCCCTGACCTCCTTAGTATCGGCTGCaagcttcacccggtactaaaagttaCCGATTAGTATTTCAATCGGTACTAATATTCCTGAAGAACTTTAGTACCacgtgaagcctccacccggtactaaaagctcTCTCCGACTCCTCTTTCTCACTTATCTCCCCATCCACTCGGTCTGATCCTTTATCTCCCTAACCACCACCCATCTTATCTCCCCACCCTCCTCTCCCCACCGCCTATtatctctcctccctccacacaacctcctctctcctccctctcctctcccactGCCGCAGGCGCAGGGGGCCTCcccggccaccgcggccgcgcggggccAATTAATTCTTTCTGTGATTCTTGTAAAACGTGTGACAATGATTCTTGTGATGTATTCTTGTGATTCGTGCTGTGATTCTTGTGAATTCTGTGATTGTGATTCTTACTGTGATTAATGTGATTATGAATTTTTTTGTTATTCTTGCGAAATTCGTGTGCGCGTAAGGAATTTGTGATTGTGATTCTTGGAGAAGTAGACGCTTGTGATTCGTGGAGAAGCAGGTGCTTTTGGAAGCTGGAGCAGTTGTATAAACAACCGGTATTAAGGGGTGCCTTCAGTACCGGTaaggtcccctttagtaccgaaatagcaatactagttgcacaaccggtactaaaggaggatttgaacccggtactaaaggcacATTCCCCAGCAGTGGTGCTGGCATTGACCTTTGAATGGTTAATTGATTCCGGTAGTCATTTCTTAAGAACTTAAATATATATTGATTGCAATTGCTACACGAGTAATATACACTTAATCAATGAACAGAGACCATTAGAATTGCATTTATTTCAAGAGGGATTGTTCATCCAACGGCTGAGCTCCAAGTTTGAGAAGAGGTTCTTTCGAGGGGAAAGTagtaggggggggggggggggaggggggcagtaGGCTATTGGGCTTCGGTTGTGAGATGTTAACGCGCAAACANNNNNNNNNNNNNNNNNNNNNNNNNNNNNNNNNNNNNNNNNNNNNNNNNNNNNNNNNNNNNNNNNNNNNNNNNNNNNNNNNNNNNNNNNNNNNNNNNNNNNNNNNNNNNNNNNNNNNNNNNNNNNNNNNNNNNNNNNNNNNNNNNNNNNNNNNNNNNNNNNNNNNNNNNNNNNNNNNNNNNNNNNNNNNNNNNNNNNNNNNNNNNNNNNNNNNNNNNNNNNNNNNNNNNNNNNNNNNNNNNNNNNNNNNNNNNNNNNNNNNNNNNNNNNNNNNNNNNNTTGCGCATGGACCCTgacgccaggatggctggcgccgagacgtgtaagcttagCGTCAACGTGGATGGCGttaagctaagggtccatttttggaattggttccgctgACGTActgtgagaatctttcaaaaagggttaaaaaacaaaaaaagtcgGCATTAGAGAAGAGACGAACAGAAGGCGGCTCAGTGTCCCGGCATCGATCCGGCCGATTCCTCCCCTCCCGGCGTCTTCCATGACACACAGGGATCCAGCTCGGCTCCGTCCGCTGGTGTAGATTATCTACTAGgtttgtgttttttctttgtttcctagCTGTGTTAGGGTTAGGTTTATCCGGTGGCCAAGGAGCAACGACCACCGGATTCATGTCACTCCAGGCGATTTCCGGCGGTGGCAGCTTTAGTTGCTGCAACTCCGGCGCATCATCTCACAGATCATCTCCTGTGAGGTATGTCTTTCACCACTCTTGAGGAATCGGGCTGGTGTTTGGGTCATGCTCCCTCGCCGGTGTGCTTCGTGGCGTTGGTTTCGGCACTGATGCTGCAGCAGAAGGCGTTAGTTCTCTCGTTGTCCGGCGAGGTAACGGTCGGCGACCGTTTTGTGAAGCCTTCATTCAACGATATCAAGGCTTGTTAAAGCATTTGATGGGCTGTCTCTTGTggcgcaaaaaaaaatattgatactTCCTCGTTGTTTGAGGGAACGGCCTCGGGCCCATCTTCAGTGTGTTAGTGTTTGGATACccgtgctaaattttagcacctgtcacattggatgttcggatgctaattaggaggactaaacatagtttaattacaaaactaattgcaccgatggagtctaattcatgagatgaatctattaaggctaattaatccatcattagcaaatggttactgtagcaccacattgttaaatcatggactaattaggcttaatagattcgtctcacgaattagactccatctgtgcaattagttttataattaaactatgtttaatactcctaattagtatcaaacgtccgatgtgacaggtgctaaaatttagcaccgggtatcaaacacccccgaaCGTCCATGTCCAACTCCGACGAGACGATGCCATGTCCGGCTGTTTGATCAGAGTTCCAGAAGGACCCGATCAGGCCTTCGGGCTTCATTTGTAATCGGTGGTTTGTAAACTTCATGTTATATCAATAAAATGCCAATCTAATGTCCTTAAAAAAAAGTTCCATCTGGACACACTCCTCATCAGTCTGACCTATCTCCTAACAAAATGTAGGGAGGACCCCATCTGCTGCTCGAAATGCACTATACACGCTTCTCTCCGTACAAACATTGTGATTGTGACACTGTGCTATCTTCAGAAAGACCAGCACTGCTGTTTTGCAGTGGAAAATTGCTGTTAAAGTTGGAAACGTCTGACCTTGTGCCCGCAGTACAAGTGATGGCTGAAGTCGAGCTTGTTAGATGAATTGTGACTGTGTTGGACTCGGATTGAGTCATGACACCGGACAGGTTTCTGTCTAGAAGCTATGGCGCAAGGCAAAGTTTCTGTTAAGAGTCCTAACGTGTTGCACTAAATTGTTTTGGTCCTGATAGAGATAGGTTAGAGATAAAGATAAACTAGAGATAGATCTAGTTTGAATTATATTCTTGTGAATCAAGTTGTAACTTATCTATATGTAATCTTGTTAAGCCTtggtgcatatatatatatatataatacggAACCGTGTTATACGAGTTTGCTAACCACACTTACCAGATTGCCTTGTACTTTTACAGAGCTACTGTTCTGTAAAGCAAAGCTAATTCACGGAAAGGGGTAGAAAATATATAAATGGCGCCC
This window encodes:
- the LOC101763544 gene encoding probable 2-oxoglutarate-dependent dioxygenase At3g111800, which encodes MADCMQEWPEPVVRVQALAESGLSAIPRCYVKPPCDRPVAPPPAAALEKEHFLDDVSIPVIDLGELLAAEGGGAGLGDVTEAVAAACREWGFFQVVNHGVRPELMRAVREAWRGFFRRPLAEKQRYGNSPRTYEGYGSRLGVQKGAVLDWGDYFFLHLAPEAAKSPAKFWPANPGNCKEVSEEYGREVVRLCELLMRVLSVSLGLDEAHFQRAFGGAACGATLRANYYPRCPQPDLTLGLSAHSDPGVLTVLLADEHVRGLQVRRGAGQWVTLQPVRDAFIVNVGDQVQILSNSTYKSVEHRVIVNAKQERISLALFFNPKGNIPISPAPELVTAADGPPLYPPMTFDEYRLFIRKKGAKGKAQIEALKGQAPPEN